One stretch of Clupea harengus chromosome 2, Ch_v2.0.2, whole genome shotgun sequence DNA includes these proteins:
- the LOC105893138 gene encoding gamma-crystallin M3-like: MFSTHLKKKTVAVAVFYTKTDEAKGNDMYFFVKLVLDCVGVGHDLCVSLQIIFYEERNFQGRSHECMSDCADVSSYLSRCQSCRVDSGCFMVYERPNYIGSQFFMRRGEYSDFQRMGLSDSIRSCRMIPMHRGTFRMKIYERENFVGQSMELMEDCESIQERFRMADCQSCNVMEGHWLMYEQPHFRGRMMYLMPGDHRSFRDMGITMKVSSIRRIMDSC, translated from the exons ATGTTCAGCACACATCTGAAGAAGAAGACTGTTGCTGTTGCAGTGTTCTATACCAAGACTGATGAGGCAAAAGGCAATGACATGTACTTCTTCGTAAAACTTGTCCTTGACTGCGTCGGGGTCGGTCATG AtctttgtgtttctttgcaGATCATCTTCTACGAGGAGAGAAACTTCCAGGGTCGCTCCCATGAGTGCATGAGCGACTGTGCTGATGTGTCCTCCTACCTCAGCCGTTGTCAATCCTGCAGGGTGGACAGTGGCTGCTTCATGGTGTACGAGCGTCCCAACTACATCGGTAGCCAGTTCTTCATGAGGAGGGGCGAGTACTCTGACTTCCAGCGTATGGGACTGAGTGACTCCATCCGCTCCTGTCGTATGATCCCCATG CACAGAGGAACTTTCAGAATGAAGATCTACGAGAGGGAGAACTTCGTGGGTCAGTCtatggagctgatggaggacTGTGAATCTATCCAGGAGCGTTTCCGCATGGCCGACTGCCAGTCCTGCAACGTGATGGAAGGCCACTGGCTCATGTATGAGCAGCCCCACTTCAGAGGCAGGATGATGTACCTGATGCCTGGTGATCATAGGAGTTTCAGGGACATGGGTATTACCATGAAAGTTAGCTCCATCAGACGCATCATGGATTCTTGTTAG
- the LOC105909526 gene encoding gamma-crystallin M1-like isoform X1, which produces MASGRIIFYEDRNFQGRSYECMSDCSDMTSYLSRCNSIRVESGCFMIYDGTDFMGNQFFMRRGEYPDSQRLMGMGMMSDFIRSCRMIPPYRGSYRMRIYEKENFAGQMSELMEDCESIMDRFRMSDCQSCNVMDGHWLMYEQPHFRGRMMYMMPGEHRSFRDMGTTMRISSIKRITDYC; this is translated from the exons ATGGCCTCTGGGCGC ATCATCTTCTACGAGGACAGGAACTTCCAGGGTCGCTCCTATGAGTGCATGAGCGACTGTTCCGACATGACGTCCTACCTCAGTCGTTGCAACTCCATCAGGGTGGAGAGTGGCTGCTTCATGATCTACGATGGTACTGACTTCATGGGCAACCAGTTCTTCATGAGGAGGGGCGAGTATCCCGACAGCCAGAGGCTGATGGGTATGGGAATGATGAGCGACTTCATCCGCTCCTGCCGTATGATCCCCCCT TACAGAGGATCTTACAGAATGAGGATCTACGAGAAGGAGAACTTCGCCGGTCAGATGTCTGAGCTGATGGAGGACTGTGAATCCATCATGGATCGCTTCCGCATGTCTGACTGCCAGTCCTGCAATGTGATGGATGGCCACTGGCTCATGTATGAGCAGCCCCACTTCAGAGGCAGGATGATGTACATGATGCCAGGGGAGCACAGGAGCTTCAGGGACATGGGCACAACCATGAGAATTAGCTCCATCAAACGCATCACCGATTACTGTTAA
- the LOC105909526 gene encoding gamma-crystallin M1-like isoform X2 codes for MGRIIFYEDRNFQGRSYECMSDCSDMTSYLSRCNSIRVESGCFMIYDGTDFMGNQFFMRRGEYPDSQRLMGMGMMSDFIRSCRMIPPYRGSYRMRIYEKENFAGQMSELMEDCESIMDRFRMSDCQSCNVMDGHWLMYEQPHFRGRMMYMMPGEHRSFRDMGTTMRISSIKRITDYC; via the exons ATGGGAAGG ATCATCTTCTACGAGGACAGGAACTTCCAGGGTCGCTCCTATGAGTGCATGAGCGACTGTTCCGACATGACGTCCTACCTCAGTCGTTGCAACTCCATCAGGGTGGAGAGTGGCTGCTTCATGATCTACGATGGTACTGACTTCATGGGCAACCAGTTCTTCATGAGGAGGGGCGAGTATCCCGACAGCCAGAGGCTGATGGGTATGGGAATGATGAGCGACTTCATCCGCTCCTGCCGTATGATCCCCCCT TACAGAGGATCTTACAGAATGAGGATCTACGAGAAGGAGAACTTCGCCGGTCAGATGTCTGAGCTGATGGAGGACTGTGAATCCATCATGGATCGCTTCCGCATGTCTGACTGCCAGTCCTGCAATGTGATGGATGGCCACTGGCTCATGTATGAGCAGCCCCACTTCAGAGGCAGGATGATGTACATGATGCCAGGGGAGCACAGGAGCTTCAGGGACATGGGCACAACCATGAGAATTAGCTCCATCAAACGCATCACCGATTACTGTTAA
- the LOC105909531 gene encoding gamma-crystallin M3-like isoform X1 translates to MLNKIIFYEDKNFQGRSYECMGDCSDMHSHLSRCHSCKVDSGCFMVYDRPNYMGNQYFMRRGEYSDMNMLSWNDCIRSCRSIPMHGGQYRMRIYEKENFGGQMNELNDDCDSIMDRYRMSDCMSCNVMDGHWLMYEQPHFRGKMMYMKPGEYKSFRNMGFNNTKFMSMRRITDTM, encoded by the exons ATGTTGAATAAG ATCATCTTCTACGAGGACAAGAACTTCCAGGGGCGCTCTTATGAGTGCATGGGAGACTGTTCTGATATGCACTCCCACCTCAGCCGCTGCCACTCCTGCAAGGTGGATAGCGGTTGCTTCATGGTGTACGACCGTCCCAACTACATGGGCAACCAGTACTTCATGAGGAGGGGCGAGTATTCCGACATGAATATGCTGAGTTGGAATGACTGTATTAGATCCTGCCGCAGTATCCCCATG CACGGAGGACAGTACAGAATGAGGATCTACGAGAAGGAGAACTTTGGTGGTCAGATGAACGAGCTGAATGATgactgtgactccatcatggaCCGCTACCGCATGTCTGACTGTATGTCCTGCAACGTTATGGATGGCCACTGGCTCATGTATGAGCAGCCCCACTTCAGAGGCAAAATGATGTACATGAAGCCTGGAGAGTACAAAAGCTTCAGGAACATGGgattcaacaacacaaaattcATGAGCATGAGACGTATCACTGATACGATGTAA
- the LOC105909531 gene encoding gamma-crystallin M3-like isoform X2, which translates to MGRIIFYEDKNFQGRSYECMGDCSDMHSHLSRCHSCKVDSGCFMVYDRPNYMGNQYFMRRGEYSDMNMLSWNDCIRSCRSIPMHGGQYRMRIYEKENFGGQMNELNDDCDSIMDRYRMSDCMSCNVMDGHWLMYEQPHFRGKMMYMKPGEYKSFRNMGFNNTKFMSMRRITDTM; encoded by the exons atgggCAGG ATCATCTTCTACGAGGACAAGAACTTCCAGGGGCGCTCTTATGAGTGCATGGGAGACTGTTCTGATATGCACTCCCACCTCAGCCGCTGCCACTCCTGCAAGGTGGATAGCGGTTGCTTCATGGTGTACGACCGTCCCAACTACATGGGCAACCAGTACTTCATGAGGAGGGGCGAGTATTCCGACATGAATATGCTGAGTTGGAATGACTGTATTAGATCCTGCCGCAGTATCCCCATG CACGGAGGACAGTACAGAATGAGGATCTACGAGAAGGAGAACTTTGGTGGTCAGATGAACGAGCTGAATGATgactgtgactccatcatggaCCGCTACCGCATGTCTGACTGTATGTCCTGCAACGTTATGGATGGCCACTGGCTCATGTATGAGCAGCCCCACTTCAGAGGCAAAATGATGTACATGAAGCCTGGAGAGTACAAAAGCTTCAGGAACATGGgattcaacaacacaaaattcATGAGCATGAGACGTATCACTGATACGATGTAA